The following proteins are encoded in a genomic region of Zea mays cultivar B73 chromosome 9, Zm-B73-REFERENCE-NAM-5.0, whole genome shotgun sequence:
- the LOC100382549 gene encoding Pentatricopeptide repeat-containing protein At3g25210, mitochondrial-like, giving the protein MALLAAAARRHHRLLLRTRFLATTSSTYPLPPDPVPDPDPDPITPAPSPVRTPPDEQFAAWVTRLRPGFTASDLAAAITAEEDPDLALALFRWAALRPGFRHAPESYLAALTAASSGRRPAAAEALVHDVFAGACAPDLRLFNACLRFCCARRSLFQLAFDMFNKMRAMPAAAGCRPDVETYTLLLTAVVRRVRRPPASMVYLHAVRSLYRQMKASGVVPDTFLLNLIIKAYARCVEVDEALKVFREMPLYGCEPNEFTYGYIVKAMFQKGRSDKGMEYFAEMREKGFVPSGGVYMIAVSALALEWRFDESRRVLLDMLDCGRKPDMITYRTLLEEMCRAGRTEEAFDVLEELKGRKRGTLDQRMYSELLDGLHWISQPRQNNSQPALDKGSDD; this is encoded by the coding sequence ATGGCGCTGCTCGCCGCCGCGGCACGCCGCCACCACCGCCTGCTCCTCCGCACCCGCTTTCTCGCCACCACTTCCTCCACATACCCTCTCCCTCCCGACCCCGTCCCAgaccccgaccccgaccccaTCACCCCCGCGCCGTCCCCCGTCCGCACTCCCCCGGACGAGCAGTTCGCGGCGTGGGTGACGCGGCTGCGCCCGGGCTTTACCGCGTCCGATCTCGCCGCGGCTATCACCGCCGAGGAGGACCCGGACCTCGCGCTCGCGCTCTTCCGATGGGCCGCGCTGCGCCCGGGGTTCCGGCACGCGCCCGAATCCTACCTCGCCGCGCTCACCGCGGCCTCGTCTGGCCGCCGCCCCGCCGCGGCCGAGGCCCTCGTCCACGACGTCTTCGCGGGGGCCTgcgcgcccgacctcaggctcttcAACGCCTGCCTCCGCTTCTGCTGCGCGCGCCGCAGCCTGTTCCAGCTCGCCTTCGACATGTTCAACAAGATGCGCGCCATGCCCGCCGCCGCAGGGTGCCGCCCGGACGTCGAGACCTACACGCTCCTCCTCACCGCAGTCGTCCGCCGCGTGCGCCGCCCGCCGGCGTCGATGGTCTACCTCCACGCCGTCCGGTCCCTCTACCGCCAGATGAAGGCCTCCGGCGTGGTTCCGGACACCTTCCTGCTCAACCTCATCATCAAGGCCTACGCGCGGTGCGTGGAGGTAGACGAGGCGCTCAAGGTGTTCCGTGAAATGCCGCTGTACGGCTGTGAACCCAACGAGTTCACGTACGGCTACATTGTGAAGGCCATGTTTCAGAAGGGCAGGTCGGACAAGGGGATGGAGTACTTTGCAGAGATGAGGGAGAAGGGGTTTGTACCATCCGGAGGCGTGTACATGATCGCCGTGTCGGCGCTGGCATTGGAGTGGAGGTTTGACGAATCAAGGCGGGTGCTGCTGGATATGCTGGATTGTGGTAGGAAGCCAGATATGATCACCTACAGGACGCTGCTGGAGGAGATGTGCCGGGCTGGACGCACGGAGGAGGCATTTGATGTGCTGGAGGAGCTGAAAGGGAGGAAGCGAGGGACATTGGACCAGAGGATGTATTCAGAATTGCTCGATGGGCTGCACTGGATCTCCCAGCCTCGTCAAAACAACAGCCAACCTGCGCTCGATAAGGGTTCTGATGATTGA